CCTTCTACTTTAGTCTCTCTATATCTCTTTTGCTTCCCTCTTGCAATCACAAGTGTCAAGTGCACAacaacccacccttcccaagttcTGGCTATCACCACCTTTACTTTCATCTAATTATACTAGTTTGCCGTGACTCCTTGGCCATCCACACTATGGAGTTTTAGGAACAAGGAGTCGCTTGTTGTACGTAAGTGGCCACTCTCTTGCAGTGATGTGTGGCTGCTAAAGGAAGCCCCTTTACTTAGAGGTTCATAAAGGGTCTTAGATAACCTTGTTGGTGGATTTCCTGGCCACACCAGCAACAGCAAGCATGGCATGTGTGTCCTTTCTATCAGAGAAGATGCTACTATCATTAGATACGGAATATCTGTAATGATGCTTGATTTATAGTGATTTTACAGTTGGCAGTAAAATGAATTATGAAATGGCTACCAGTAATTTGGTAATTACTAAATCGTGGTATGGATGTAGGAGACTAGGACTCTTAAAGATAACTCATGAGTAATTCCTAAAACCAGTTAACTATTTATTGCATCTAACAGCAGTAGCAACTGTATTTGTTAATTACTTTTATCACTCTGTGGGCTTTGCTTGAACTAGTTTTCTTATCTTAACTTTAAGGCCATTGAATGAGATCTTGCTAAGCTATAATGCCACACACTCATGACTAATTCCTAAAACCAGTTAACTATTTATTGCATCAAACAGCAGTAGCAACTGTATTTTTTAATTACTTTTATCACTCTGTGGGCTTTGCCTTGAACTAGTTTCTTATCTTGACTTTTCCGATCTTACTTAAAAAGGACATTGAATGAGATCTTGCTAAGCTATAATGCCACACCAGAATATTTTATCCATCCAAAATGATATTACATAAATTATATGCTTTGCACGGACATGTTAGACTGAAAGCTTTGAATTCCACTTTGCAGAGGAAACGCAATGACCATGAAGCGCATGCTGGAAACATCATTTCCGGGCATCAACGTTTTCTTGCATAATTATCCTCCAGCCTTCCCCAAACGGGTACTGAGCAAAGTTATGCCAGTTCTTCAAGTTGGAGCCATTGGAACAATAATGGCTGGTGACCAGATTTTCCCCAGACTTGGCATTGCTCCACCACCATGGTTTTACTCGTTGCGTGCCAATAGATTTGGAACCATGGCGTCAATTTGGTTATTTGGCAATTTTGCTCAGTCTTTCCTGCAAAGTTCTGGTGCCTTTGAAGTCTACTGCAACGGAGATTTGGTATGTTTCCTATATCAGACACACCCTTCTGTTCCTCTCCTGTTTACACATTGCTTTTCTGCATGTTTGCATCATAAAATAAGGTTCAATTGTACCCACTTTTTTCCACTACGAGTTCATTATATTCAAGAAATACTTCCACAAACAAATTTTACGCTTCTGCCTTGCTGGGTTATCACAAAGATGTTTTTGCAACGAGATTCTATCTCTTTTCTTAGAAAAAACTGTTAGATGGAAAAGCTTGATTCACCAACATGCATATAAGTTTCTTCTTTACTGAAAATTGCTCCTACCTCTACAGGTTTTCTCGAAATTAGCTGAACAGAGGTTCCCTAGCGAGTTTGAGCTGCGTGATCTCATCGGCAGCAGACTGCCACGTTCTGCGTTTGGGAAAAATATGGGAAACACCTTGTCTTAGACGGTGATTTCAGAATATCATGCTCTGGGCTGATGCATTGCTTTGCTACTAAGGTGTTTTATGGTTAGCTATCCTTCCGAAACGCCACAACTTGCTTGCCTGTAAACAGTAccttatgtgtgtgtgtgtgtgtggtttGTAAAGGTCCTAAAAAGTAAGTTGGCACGAGATACTGACAGTGTGATACTATTGTATGAACACTTCCCGATAATCGTGATTGCCTAACAATGTTATGCTACCTGCAGAAGTTTGAAAATCTTAGCACCAAAGTTTGAGTCTTGTTTTGAGGTGATGCTGCGTCTTGGATGCCTATTTCAGGTTACTGTAAAAAAACACCTATTTCAGGTTTTAAAAAAGCGTATTTCAGGTTACTGTAAAAAAACTTCTTGAATGCCTATTTCAGTCCTGTTTATCCGATTCATTGTTTTTTGGAGTGGAATCTATCCGACTCGTTGCCATCAGATTTGACCTTTTGGtgaatgatgaatgcaaatagccCATGGGTTACTTTGACGATCTCGTAGATGGCCCAGGTAACATTTTGGCCGAAAACGAGATGGCCAACTCGGTGATTTGAAGCACCATTTTTTCTTTTGAAACCGGtgacttttttttttgcgagaaatccaccgatctattaataatcatcaacaatatTACTAGCCCAAAAAGTATTTTTCGCGAGAA
This Lolium perenne isolate Kyuss_39 chromosome 1, Kyuss_2.0, whole genome shotgun sequence DNA region includes the following protein-coding sequences:
- the LOC127320611 gene encoding selT-like protein isoform X2; protein product: MDRVQLLLVGLPALLFISDLSHIFAPPPPHLRHGHHPHGHPPHHPHPPHHPHPPHHHHPDPAAAAIQPDVDGAGYGATVELQFCASCSYKGNAMTMKRMLETSFPGINVFLHNYPPAFPKRVLSKVMPVLQVGAIGTIMAGDQIFPRLGIAPPPWFYSLRANRFGTMASIWLFGNFAQSFLQSSGAFEVYCNGDLVFSKLAEQRFPSEFELRDLIGSRLPRSAFGKNMGNTLS
- the LOC127320611 gene encoding selT-like protein isoform X1, translating into MDRVQLLLVGLPALLFISDLSHIFAPPPPHLRHGHHPHGHPPHHPHPPHHPHPPHHHHPDPAAAAIQLQPDVDGAGYGATVELQFCASCSYKGNAMTMKRMLETSFPGINVFLHNYPPAFPKRVLSKVMPVLQVGAIGTIMAGDQIFPRLGIAPPPWFYSLRANRFGTMASIWLFGNFAQSFLQSSGAFEVYCNGDLVFSKLAEQRFPSEFELRDLIGSRLPRSAFGKNMGNTLS